The following proteins come from a genomic window of Actinomarinicola tropica:
- the nuoL gene encoding NADH-quinone oxidoreductase subunit L has translation MLDLVWLIPALPLAGFLTLVVAGRRLGEPLAGWLATAAMGGSFLATVVVFVGLVDRPGADRFFTQTLFEWVPAGNLSVDAGFLVDPLSITMALFVTGVATLIHLYSIGYMHGDPNFSKFFLYLNLFAASMLVLVLGDNMLMTFLGWEGVGTCSYLLISFWFTSEENATAGKKAFVTNRIGDWGFMVAMFLAFATIGSLSYADLISASVTGSLAAVTATGIALLLFVGATGKSAQLPLFVWLPDAMAGPTPVSALIHAATMVTAGVYLFFRVSPVVAASYDWVPTVISWVGVLTALVAATIAISQNDIKKVLAYSTVSQLGFMFFAIGSGAYVAALFHVITHAFFKALLFLGSGSVIHGMHEEQDMRRMGGLYRYMPITAGTFIVGWLAIAGVPPFSGFWSKDEILLYAWADSKAIWAIGSLAALLTAFYMTRQVIMVFFGEPRWHEPLEPAAAAAPGGHEDAEVEPESEDAPAEDVAEHVERHLPDDFRPHESPWTMTLPLVVLATAALLGGGLNLPFTPDLHFLDRWLEPSLFGSAAHPDFSTGEKVFIAIFSIGLTLVGLALAFVVYVQRRVDHRAIEQDAFAQGWWIDSTYARLVDGPGRKLFEAAAWFDRTIIDGAVNGVATGVRAGGTALRTVQTGFVRTYALAIGLGAVLVAVWFLTRASF, from the coding sequence ATGCTCGACCTCGTCTGGCTCATCCCTGCCCTCCCGCTCGCCGGCTTCCTCACCCTCGTGGTGGCGGGCCGGCGCCTCGGCGAGCCCCTCGCCGGGTGGCTCGCCACCGCGGCGATGGGCGGCTCGTTCCTCGCCACCGTGGTGGTGTTCGTCGGCCTCGTCGACCGACCCGGCGCCGACCGCTTCTTCACCCAGACGCTCTTCGAGTGGGTGCCGGCGGGCAACCTCAGCGTCGACGCCGGGTTCCTCGTCGACCCGCTGTCGATCACGATGGCGCTCTTCGTCACCGGCGTCGCCACCCTGATCCACCTGTACTCGATCGGGTACATGCACGGGGACCCGAACTTCTCGAAGTTCTTCCTCTACCTGAACCTGTTCGCCGCGTCGATGCTCGTGCTCGTCCTCGGCGACAACATGCTCATGACCTTCCTCGGCTGGGAGGGCGTGGGCACCTGTTCGTACCTGCTCATCTCGTTCTGGTTCACGAGCGAGGAGAACGCCACCGCCGGCAAGAAGGCCTTCGTCACCAACCGCATCGGTGACTGGGGCTTCATGGTCGCGATGTTCCTGGCCTTCGCCACGATCGGCTCGCTCTCCTACGCCGACCTCATCTCGGCGTCGGTCACCGGGTCGCTCGCCGCCGTCACCGCCACGGGGATCGCCCTGCTGCTCTTCGTCGGCGCCACCGGCAAGTCGGCGCAGCTGCCCCTGTTCGTCTGGCTCCCCGACGCCATGGCCGGTCCCACCCCCGTGTCGGCGCTCATCCACGCGGCCACGATGGTCACCGCCGGCGTCTACCTCTTCTTCCGGGTCAGCCCGGTGGTCGCCGCCTCCTACGACTGGGTGCCCACCGTCATCTCCTGGGTCGGCGTGCTCACGGCGCTCGTGGCGGCCACGATCGCCATCTCGCAGAACGACATCAAGAAGGTGCTGGCCTACTCGACCGTCAGCCAGCTCGGCTTCATGTTCTTCGCCATCGGGTCGGGCGCCTACGTCGCGGCGCTCTTCCACGTCATCACCCACGCCTTCTTCAAGGCACTGCTGTTCCTCGGGTCCGGCTCGGTCATCCACGGCATGCACGAGGAGCAGGACATGCGCCGGATGGGCGGGCTCTACCGCTACATGCCGATCACCGCCGGCACCTTCATCGTCGGCTGGCTCGCCATCGCCGGCGTCCCGCCGTTCTCCGGCTTCTGGTCGAAGGACGAGATCCTCCTCTACGCCTGGGCCGACTCGAAGGCCATCTGGGCCATCGGCTCCCTCGCCGCCCTGCTCACCGCCTTCTACATGACCCGCCAGGTGATCATGGTCTTCTTCGGCGAGCCCCGCTGGCACGAGCCGCTCGAGCCCGCGGCGGCCGCTGCGCCGGGCGGCCACGAGGACGCCGAGGTCGAGCCGGAGTCCGAGGACGCCCCGGCGGAGGACGTGGCCGAGCACGTCGAGCGCCACCTGCCCGACGACTTCCGGCCCCACGAGTCGCCGTGGACGATGACCCTGCCGCTCGTGGTCCTCGCCACCGCGGCGCTGCTCGGCGGTGGGCTCAACCTGCCCTTCACCCCGGACCTCCACTTCCTCGACCGCTGGCTCGAGCCGTCGCTGTTCGGGAGCGCCGCCCACCCGGACTTCTCCACCGGCGAGAAGGTCTTCATCGCCATCTTCTCGATCGGTCTCACCCTGGTCGGCCTCGCGCTCGCCTTCGTCGTCTACGTGCAACGGCGCGTCGACCACAGGGCGATCGAGCAGGACGCCTTCGCCCAGGGGTGGTGGATCGACTCCACCTACGCCCGCCTCGTCGACGGCCCCGGCCGCAAGCTGTTCGAGGCCGCGGCGTGGTTCGACCGCACGATCATCGACGGTGCCGTCAACGGCGTCGCCACCGGCGTCCGCGCCGGCGGCACGGCGCTGCGCACCGTCCAGACCGGATTCGTCCGCACCTACGCGCTCGCCATCGGACTCGGCGCCGTGCTGGTCGCTGTCTGGTTCCTGACGAGGGCGAGCTTCTAG
- a CDS encoding NADH-quinone oxidoreductase subunit C, with amino-acid sequence MSPLSSPDAPVDEAEATEEETVETDERRESLLAEVTEALGADHVVASHIAPGQDLWIRVATPAWADLARILRDLGFSYFTFLSAIDWMPSPFGRGMDAEVDKVLEGALPKEPGEIEHGVTGGTGRFEVFARVYSIDRTIGLTLKTDVPEDTMTVETWTGTYAGADWHEREAWEMFGITFEGHPRLRHIYLPSDFEGNPLRKDFPLLARHVKPWPGIVDVEPMPGEDDEAAADGGEGE; translated from the coding sequence GTGAGCCCATTGTCGTCGCCTGACGCCCCCGTCGACGAGGCGGAGGCCACCGAGGAGGAGACCGTCGAGACCGACGAGCGGCGCGAGTCGCTGCTCGCCGAGGTCACCGAGGCCCTCGGGGCCGACCACGTCGTCGCCAGCCACATCGCCCCGGGCCAGGACCTCTGGATCCGCGTCGCCACCCCCGCGTGGGCCGACCTCGCCCGCATCCTCCGCGACCTCGGCTTCAGCTACTTCACGTTCCTCTCGGCCATCGACTGGATGCCCTCGCCCTTCGGCCGGGGCATGGACGCCGAGGTCGACAAGGTGCTCGAGGGCGCGCTGCCGAAGGAGCCGGGCGAGATCGAGCACGGCGTCACCGGCGGCACCGGCCGCTTCGAGGTGTTCGCCCGCGTCTACTCGATCGACCGCACGATCGGCCTCACGCTCAAGACCGACGTCCCCGAGGACACGATGACCGTCGAGACCTGGACGGGCACCTACGCCGGGGCCGACTGGCACGAGCGCGAGGCGTGGGAGATGTTCGGCATCACCTTCGAGGGCCACCCGCGCCTGCGCCACATCTACCTCCCGAGCGACTTCGAGGGGAACCCGCTGCGCAAGGACTTCCCGCTGCTCGCCCGCCACGTCAAGCCGTGGCCGGGCATCGTCGACGTCGAGCCCATGCCGGGCGAGGACGACGAGGCGGCGGCCGACGGCGGGGAAGGGGAGTGA
- a CDS encoding NADH-quinone oxidoreductase subunit D — MAAQAADARVNVELETEGMTLNMGPQHPATHGTLRIVAKLDGEQVVSADPIMGYMHRGYEKLTEVRTYPQVTTLVNRIDWLGSFANEVPFILAAERLMEVEAPPRAQWIRTIFFELSRIANITLFMGDMALQLGAQTPAFYAFRDREFVLNQIEAATGGRFHPNFDRIGGLKDDLPKGWIEETRGAMVKVREFCDIMEDLVTGNEIFEARTRGVGVIPADVAQSYGLSGANLRASGIDWDLRRDEPVGLAWNEVDWKVWTHPDGDSFARFWVRLQETREATRIIDQLLDGLPSGPIMAKVPRIIKVPAGEAWISTENPLGEMGYYIVSKGDLTPYRVKIRSASFNNVSIVPWVLRGVYVPDIITILASLYFILGDIDR; from the coding sequence ATGGCCGCCCAGGCCGCCGACGCCCGGGTCAACGTCGAGCTCGAGACCGAGGGCATGACCCTCAACATGGGCCCGCAGCACCCGGCCACCCACGGCACGCTCCGCATCGTCGCCAAGCTCGACGGCGAGCAGGTCGTCTCCGCCGATCCGATCATGGGCTACATGCACCGGGGCTACGAGAAGCTCACCGAGGTGCGCACGTACCCGCAGGTCACGACGCTGGTGAACCGCATCGACTGGCTCGGCAGCTTCGCCAACGAGGTCCCGTTCATCCTCGCCGCCGAGCGGCTGATGGAGGTCGAGGCCCCGCCCCGCGCCCAGTGGATCCGCACGATCTTCTTCGAGCTGTCCCGCATCGCCAACATCACCCTGTTCATGGGCGACATGGCGCTCCAGCTCGGCGCCCAGACGCCGGCGTTCTACGCCTTCCGCGACCGCGAGTTCGTCCTCAACCAGATCGAGGCGGCCACCGGTGGGCGGTTCCACCCCAACTTCGACCGCATCGGCGGCCTGAAGGACGATCTGCCGAAGGGCTGGATCGAGGAGACCCGCGGCGCCATGGTCAAGGTGCGCGAGTTCTGCGACATCATGGAGGACCTCGTCACCGGGAACGAGATCTTCGAGGCCCGCACCCGCGGCGTCGGGGTCATCCCCGCCGACGTCGCCCAGTCCTACGGCCTCTCCGGCGCCAACCTGCGCGCCTCGGGCATCGACTGGGACCTCCGCCGGGACGAGCCGGTCGGCCTGGCCTGGAACGAGGTCGACTGGAAGGTCTGGACCCACCCCGACGGCGACTCGTTCGCCCGGTTCTGGGTCCGCCTCCAGGAGACCCGCGAGGCCACCCGCATCATCGACCAGCTGCTCGACGGCCTGCCGTCGGGGCCGATCATGGCCAAGGTCCCCCGCATCATCAAGGTGCCGGCGGGCGAGGCGTGGATCTCGACGGAGAACCCGCTCGGCGAGATGGGGTACTACATCGTCTCGAAGGGCGACCTCACGCCGTACCGCGTGAAGATCCGCTCGGCGTCGTTCAACAACGTGTCGATCGTCCCGTGGGTGCTGCGGGGCGTCTACGTGCCCGACATCATCACGATCCTCGCCAGCCTCTACTTCATCCTCGGAGACATCGACCGGTGA
- a CDS encoding neocarzinostatin apoprotein domain-containing protein translates to MGGAADDGRGGAPEAVVELQPAEPGRGLPRWAPTAIFAALVLLIGVVVAAQDPGADDPGTDDDLTEDLAFELDGATAVGGPRDGLDSLRLPVQATPAQGLVDGQTVTVSGSGFPPSRNLGIVMCTPLGPSSIGGVDNCQISPYTAVTSDAQGNFSAEHPVRRYVTLANGVHDCAQAPPEGSTHTCVVAVGAIDDYDQSGTIGVHFDPDVPGTPPLSIHMDPQGPVSVGDTLTVTVENAAPGSSWWVDVCGQGEGGEVDQWGHPTYVSACASGAEAYTFCAVGGEPACASPGGTEVVAGPDGTATFSLPAPASIAGADGVVDCRSLTSFCEVVVRDGDTNGRSFPVLLHEVADASSPPSTAVPPHVTDTTMSTETTTIGPDEGVTTETTVMPTTTVPGD, encoded by the coding sequence ATGGGCGGAGCGGCGGACGACGGGCGTGGAGGTGCCCCCGAGGCGGTGGTGGAGCTCCAGCCGGCGGAACCGGGGCGAGGGCTCCCCCGCTGGGCGCCGACGGCGATCTTCGCCGCGCTCGTGCTGCTCATCGGCGTCGTCGTCGCCGCACAGGACCCCGGCGCCGACGACCCGGGCACCGATGACGACCTGACCGAGGACCTGGCGTTCGAGCTCGACGGGGCCACGGCCGTCGGCGGGCCCCGCGACGGCCTCGACTCCCTGCGCCTGCCGGTCCAGGCGACACCCGCCCAGGGGCTCGTCGACGGCCAGACGGTGACGGTCAGCGGCTCGGGCTTCCCTCCGAGCCGCAACCTCGGCATCGTGATGTGCACGCCGCTCGGGCCGTCGTCGATCGGTGGGGTCGACAACTGCCAGATCTCGCCGTACACCGCCGTGACGTCGGACGCCCAGGGCAACTTCAGCGCCGAGCACCCGGTGCGCCGCTACGTCACCCTCGCCAACGGCGTGCACGACTGCGCCCAGGCGCCGCCCGAGGGCTCCACCCACACCTGCGTCGTCGCGGTCGGCGCGATCGACGACTACGACCAGTCGGGCACCATCGGCGTCCACTTCGACCCCGACGTCCCGGGCACGCCGCCGCTGTCGATCCACATGGACCCGCAGGGCCCGGTGTCGGTCGGCGACACGCTCACCGTCACCGTCGAGAACGCCGCGCCGGGCTCGTCCTGGTGGGTCGACGTCTGCGGCCAGGGCGAGGGCGGCGAGGTCGACCAGTGGGGGCATCCCACCTACGTGTCGGCGTGCGCCTCCGGTGCCGAGGCCTACACGTTCTGCGCCGTGGGCGGAGAGCCGGCGTGTGCGTCACCGGGCGGCACCGAGGTGGTCGCCGGGCCCGACGGCACGGCGACGTTCTCCCTCCCCGCGCCGGCCAGCATCGCGGGGGCCGACGGCGTCGTCGACTGCCGGTCGCTCACCAGCTTCTGCGAGGTCGTCGTCCGCGACGGCGACACGAACGGCCGCTCGTTCCCGGTGCTGCTGCACGAGGTCGCCGACGCGTCGTCCCCGCCGTCGACCGCCGTCCCACCCCACGTCACCGACACGACCATGAGCACCGAGACCACGACCATCGGCCCGGACGAGGGCGTGACGACGGAGACGACGGTGATGCCGACCACCACGGTCCCCGGCGACTGA
- a CDS encoding NADH-quinone oxidoreductase subunit A codes for MSEFLRNYLTVAIFGGVAVLLVGGILSIGRILRPSRPQPQKYTTYESGVDPVEGGWSQSQVRYYIFALLFVMFDVEAVFIFPWATRLEVYDMFGLVEMAIFIFILALGLLYAWRKKVLRWV; via the coding sequence GTGTCGGAATTCCTCCGGAACTACCTCACCGTCGCCATCTTCGGCGGTGTCGCCGTCCTCCTGGTCGGCGGCATCCTCTCGATCGGTCGCATCCTGCGTCCCTCCCGGCCGCAGCCGCAGAAGTACACGACCTACGAGAGCGGTGTGGACCCGGTCGAGGGCGGCTGGTCCCAGAGCCAGGTCCGCTACTACATCTTCGCCCTGCTGTTCGTGATGTTCGACGTCGAGGCCGTCTTCATCTTCCCGTGGGCGACCCGCCTCGAGGTCTACGACATGTTCGGCCTGGTCGAGATGGCGATCTTCATCTTCATCCTCGCCCTCGGCCTCCTCTACGCCTGGCGCAAGAAGGTGCTCCGATGGGTCTAG
- a CDS encoding complex I subunit 1/NuoH family protein, whose product MTDLVLGIELAYWQETLIKVGVVAALVPTSALILGYVFLLKMMSFMQSRLGPMESGPYGLLQLVGDGVKFLQKEDIFPAKADKWVFAFAPFVVVISTLLIFVFVPVGPDLVGSPVDTGVFAALAVSSISVIGILMAGWSSANKYSLMGGLRAAGQLIAYELPLVLAVVGVVIQAETLSLQGIIGAQAEGEIFGIGAIGNPFIITQFVGFVIFMIAIQAELTQTPFDMPVAESEIVGGYQVEYTGFRFLTFFIGEFGTAFVFAGLASVLFLGGWWVPGFDLDSNALNVVGPLVMFAKIMFVSFLIFWFRFTYPRMREDQLQSFAWKVLIPVSLVNIVATGVLKVVF is encoded by the coding sequence GTGACCGACCTCGTGCTCGGCATCGAGCTCGCCTACTGGCAAGAGACCCTCATCAAGGTCGGCGTCGTCGCCGCGCTCGTGCCCACCTCGGCGCTGATCCTCGGCTACGTCTTCCTCCTGAAGATGATGAGCTTCATGCAGAGCCGCCTGGGCCCGATGGAGTCCGGCCCCTACGGCCTGCTCCAGCTCGTCGGTGACGGCGTGAAGTTCCTCCAGAAGGAGGACATCTTCCCGGCCAAGGCCGACAAGTGGGTGTTCGCCTTCGCCCCGTTCGTCGTCGTCATCTCGACGCTGCTCATCTTCGTGTTCGTGCCCGTCGGGCCCGACCTCGTCGGCTCGCCCGTCGACACCGGCGTGTTCGCCGCCCTGGCGGTGTCGTCGATCTCGGTCATCGGCATCCTGATGGCCGGCTGGTCCTCGGCCAACAAGTACTCGCTGATGGGTGGCCTCCGTGCCGCCGGCCAGCTCATCGCCTACGAGCTGCCCCTGGTCCTCGCCGTCGTCGGCGTGGTCATCCAGGCCGAGACCCTCAGCCTCCAGGGCATCATCGGCGCCCAGGCCGAGGGCGAGATCTTCGGCATCGGCGCCATCGGCAACCCGTTCATCATCACCCAGTTCGTCGGGTTCGTGATCTTCATGATCGCCATCCAGGCCGAGCTCACCCAGACCCCGTTCGACATGCCGGTCGCCGAGTCCGAGATCGTGGGCGGCTACCAGGTGGAGTACACCGGCTTCCGGTTCCTCACCTTCTTCATCGGCGAGTTCGGCACCGCCTTCGTCTTCGCCGGCCTCGCCTCGGTGCTCTTCCTCGGCGGCTGGTGGGTGCCCGGCTTCGACCTCGACTCGAACGCCCTCAACGTCGTCGGGCCGCTGGTGATGTTCGCCAAGATCATGTTCGTCTCGTTCCTGATCTTCTGGTTCCGCTTCACCTACCCCCGCATGCGTGAGGACCAGCTGCAGTCGTTCGCCTGGAAGGTGCTCATCCCCGTGTCCCTCGTGAACATCGTCGCCACAGGCGTGCTGAAGGTGGTGTTCTGA
- a CDS encoding NuoI/complex I 23 kDa subunit family protein — translation MPQLPGLVKGLGVTFKTMLQPNVTVQYPREKEAPPTRARGVIALKEENCTVCMLCARECPDWCIYIEGHKYLAPPRREGGKPRQKNALDRFDIDYALCMYCGICVEVCPFEALFWSPEFEYSEPRIADLLHDKTMLGHWMTTVPDFEPYESGSEAKVKKVPR, via the coding sequence ATGCCCCAGCTCCCCGGCCTGGTGAAGGGCCTCGGCGTCACGTTCAAGACGATGCTGCAGCCCAACGTCACCGTGCAGTACCCCCGCGAGAAGGAGGCGCCGCCCACCAGGGCCCGCGGCGTCATCGCGCTCAAGGAGGAGAACTGCACCGTCTGCATGCTCTGCGCACGCGAGTGCCCGGACTGGTGCATCTACATCGAGGGCCACAAGTACCTCGCCCCTCCCCGGCGTGAGGGTGGCAAGCCCCGCCAGAAGAACGCCCTCGACCGATTCGACATCGACTACGCGCTCTGCATGTACTGCGGGATCTGCGTCGAGGTCTGCCCATTCGAGGCGCTCTTCTGGAGCCCCGAGTTCGAGTACTCCGAGCCCCGGATCGCCGATCTGCTCCACGACAAGACGATGCTCGGCCACTGGATGACCACCGTCCCCGACTTCGAGCCCTACGAGTCCGGCTCGGAGGCCAAGGTGAAGAAGGTGCCGCGCTAG
- a CDS encoding NADH-quinone oxidoreductase subunit B yields the protein MGLVESGKLPKPLTSLLNLSRKYSIWAYQWGLACCAIEMGAALASPRYDVMRLGVIPFPASPRQADLVIISGTVTDKMAPAVLRLYEQMPDPKYVISMGSCANCGGPYWDSYSVTKGVDQIIPVDVYVPGCPPRPEALLEGIVLLQERIQNEDMAARWKGEPIVVA from the coding sequence ATGGGTCTAGTCGAGAGCGGCAAGCTGCCGAAGCCGCTCACGTCGCTGCTTAACCTCAGCCGCAAGTACTCCATCTGGGCCTACCAGTGGGGTCTCGCGTGCTGCGCCATCGAGATGGGTGCGGCGCTCGCCTCGCCGCGGTACGACGTGATGCGCCTCGGCGTCATCCCGTTCCCCGCCAGCCCCCGCCAGGCCGACCTCGTCATCATCTCGGGCACGGTCACCGACAAGATGGCGCCGGCCGTGCTGCGCCTCTACGAGCAGATGCCCGACCCGAAGTACGTCATCTCCATGGGCTCCTGCGCCAACTGCGGCGGCCCCTACTGGGACTCGTACTCGGTCACCAAGGGCGTCGACCAGATCATCCCCGTGGACGTCTACGTCCCGGGCTGCCCGCCGCGGCCCGAGGCGCTGCTCGAGGGCATCGTGCTGCTCCAGGAGCGCATCCAGAACGAGGACATGGCGGCACGTTGGAAGGGTGAGCCCATTGTCGTCGCCTGA
- a CDS encoding NADH-quinone oxidoreductase subunit M yields MTSTVTSLATFAAAQPFPLLTALVVLPAFGALLVAVLPRRRPESIRMTALLTTMATGAVAVYVLAAFDTADAGFQFVSRQSWISDFGISWALGVDGISLFLVVLTAVIFPIALLASSPGHDPKPYYAWILLLEAGSMGVFLALDLFMFFVFFEIVLVPMYFLIGSWGHGNRVYAAMKFFLYTMFGSAFMLVAILATVLLNAQGNGSAVTFDIVEIATNPAIAQNTARWLFLAFAIAFAVKVPIFPVHTWLPDAHTEAPTAGSVILAAVMLKLGTYGFIRFGLFLFPEAAVFFAPLFLTLGVAGIIYGAAVAAMQKDLKRLVAYSSVAHMGFIVLGIFALNAEGLEGGILQMVNHGISTGALFILVGWIYERRHTRQIAELRGLQKAAPVFAAVFTVVMLSSIGVPGLNGFVGEFLTLIGAFASARWWAVVAAAGVILAAIYLLWAYQRVFHGTPDEANADFRELRWTEGLVMVPLLGLIVFMGVYPKPVLERMEPAVDALVAHIEREVPDFTSTSGPEATEDVELSDVHGEDHAEEADHAEDGSADDEEVHE; encoded by the coding sequence ATGACCTCCACCGTGACCTCTCTCGCCACCTTCGCGGCAGCGCAGCCCTTCCCGCTGCTCACCGCGCTCGTGGTCCTCCCGGCGTTCGGCGCGCTGCTCGTGGCCGTGCTGCCCCGCCGGCGTCCGGAGTCGATCCGGATGACGGCGCTGCTCACCACGATGGCCACCGGTGCGGTCGCCGTCTACGTGCTGGCCGCCTTCGACACCGCCGACGCGGGCTTCCAGTTCGTCTCCCGCCAGAGCTGGATCTCCGACTTCGGCATCTCGTGGGCGCTCGGCGTGGACGGCATCTCGCTGTTCCTCGTCGTGCTCACCGCGGTGATCTTCCCGATCGCCCTGCTGGCGTCGTCACCGGGCCACGACCCGAAGCCGTACTACGCCTGGATCCTGCTGCTCGAGGCCGGGTCGATGGGTGTGTTCCTCGCCCTCGACCTGTTCATGTTCTTCGTCTTCTTCGAGATCGTGCTCGTCCCGATGTACTTCCTCATCGGGAGCTGGGGTCACGGAAACCGCGTCTACGCGGCGATGAAGTTCTTCCTCTACACGATGTTCGGCTCGGCGTTCATGCTCGTGGCCATCCTCGCCACCGTGCTGCTGAACGCCCAGGGCAACGGCAGCGCCGTCACCTTCGACATCGTCGAGATCGCCACCAACCCGGCCATCGCCCAGAACACGGCGCGCTGGCTGTTCCTCGCCTTCGCCATCGCGTTCGCGGTGAAGGTCCCGATCTTCCCGGTGCACACGTGGCTCCCCGACGCCCACACCGAGGCGCCCACCGCGGGCTCGGTGATCCTCGCCGCGGTGATGCTGAAGCTCGGCACCTACGGCTTCATCCGCTTCGGCCTCTTCCTCTTCCCCGAGGCCGCGGTGTTCTTCGCCCCGCTCTTCCTCACCCTCGGCGTGGCCGGCATCATCTACGGCGCCGCCGTCGCCGCGATGCAGAAGGACCTCAAGCGGCTCGTCGCCTACTCCTCGGTCGCCCACATGGGCTTCATCGTGCTCGGCATCTTCGCCCTGAACGCCGAGGGCCTCGAGGGCGGCATCCTCCAGATGGTCAACCACGGCATCTCCACCGGCGCGCTGTTCATCCTCGTCGGCTGGATCTACGAGCGTCGCCACACCCGCCAGATCGCCGAGCTCCGCGGCCTCCAGAAGGCGGCCCCGGTGTTCGCGGCCGTGTTCACCGTCGTGATGCTGTCCTCGATCGGCGTGCCCGGCCTGAACGGCTTCGTCGGCGAGTTCCTCACGCTCATCGGCGCCTTCGCCTCCGCCCGGTGGTGGGCGGTCGTGGCCGCCGCCGGCGTCATCCTCGCCGCCATCTACCTGCTCTGGGCCTACCAGCGGGTGTTCCACGGCACCCCCGACGAGGCCAACGCGGACTTCCGCGAGCTGCGGTGGACCGAGGGCCTCGTGATGGTCCCGCTGCTCGGCCTCATCGTGTTCATGGGCGTCTACCCGAAGCCCGTGCTCGAGCGCATGGAGCCGGCCGTCGACGCCCTCGTCGCCCACATCGAGCGCGAGGTCCCCGACTTCACGTCCACCAGCGGACCCGAGGCCACCGAGGACGTCGAGCTGTCCGACGTCCACGGTGAGGACCACGCGGAGGAGGCCGACCACGCCGAGGACGGCTCGGCCGACGACGAGGAGGTGCACGAGTGA
- a CDS encoding NADH-quinone oxidoreductase subunit N codes for MLLAQVGDVTPLATPEVQWSALVPLLILGAGGVLLLTISSLVKGMSAPGVNAAATVLVGLATIVACVPVWQRVQDPERGPLTAVGGAIGIDGFSVLATGLIAVSVILAALLLDDYMRREEMDGVEMYALLLLSAAGGALMASANDLIVMFIGLEALSIAIYVMAAMHRRRVDSQEAGFKYFIVGAFSSAFFLYGIAMVYGATGTTNLVEMASFLAGSVLLQNAVLLLGMALLLVGFAFKISAVPFQGWTPDVYQGAPTPVTAFMASAVKVAAFGGLIRVFHLALSTEAVDWQPIVYAIAILTMVVGAALAVVQTDIKRMLAYSSINHAGFVLVAVQADTPQGIQAALFYLASYVFLVAGSFGVVSLVSGNGDARTSLDDIRGLARSRPGLALALTVFLLAQAGVPLTSGFFAKFYVIAAAVDARSYWLALAAMVASVIAAVLYLRIVVAMYLSGGDHDGEEPVEGPRVSIPLPAGTAIGIAIVATIAIGILPGYLIEVARDAVPVLVAVPLP; via the coding sequence ATGCTCCTCGCCCAGGTCGGTGACGTCACGCCACTCGCCACTCCCGAGGTGCAGTGGTCGGCCCTCGTGCCGCTGCTCATCCTCGGCGCCGGCGGCGTGCTGCTGCTCACCATCAGCTCGCTCGTGAAGGGCATGTCGGCCCCCGGCGTCAACGCCGCGGCCACCGTGCTCGTCGGCCTCGCCACCATCGTCGCCTGCGTGCCGGTGTGGCAGCGGGTCCAGGACCCCGAACGGGGTCCGCTCACCGCGGTGGGCGGCGCCATCGGGATCGACGGGTTCTCGGTGCTCGCCACCGGGCTCATCGCCGTGTCCGTGATCCTCGCCGCGCTGCTCCTCGACGACTACATGCGCCGCGAGGAGATGGACGGGGTCGAGATGTACGCCCTGCTGCTGCTCTCCGCCGCCGGCGGGGCGCTGATGGCGTCGGCCAACGACCTCATCGTCATGTTCATCGGGCTCGAGGCCCTCTCGATCGCCATCTACGTCATGGCCGCGATGCACCGCCGCCGCGTCGATTCCCAGGAGGCGGGCTTCAAGTACTTCATCGTCGGCGCCTTCTCCTCGGCGTTCTTCCTGTACGGCATCGCGATGGTCTACGGCGCCACCGGCACCACCAACCTGGTCGAGATGGCGTCGTTCCTCGCCGGTTCGGTGCTGCTCCAGAACGCCGTCCTCCTCCTCGGCATGGCGCTGCTGCTCGTCGGCTTCGCCTTCAAGATCTCCGCCGTGCCGTTCCAGGGCTGGACGCCGGACGTCTACCAGGGCGCGCCGACGCCGGTCACCGCGTTCATGGCCTCGGCGGTGAAGGTGGCGGCCTTCGGCGGGCTGATCCGGGTCTTCCACCTGGCCCTGTCGACCGAGGCCGTCGACTGGCAGCCGATCGTCTACGCCATCGCCATCCTCACGATGGTCGTCGGCGCCGCGCTCGCCGTCGTCCAGACCGACATCAAGCGGATGCTCGCCTACTCGTCGATCAACCACGCCGGCTTCGTGCTCGTCGCGGTGCAGGCCGACACGCCCCAGGGCATCCAGGCGGCGCTGTTCTACCTGGCCTCCTACGTGTTCCTCGTGGCCGGCAGCTTCGGCGTCGTGAGCCTGGTCAGCGGCAACGGCGACGCCCGCACGTCGCTCGACGACATCCGCGGCCTCGCCCGCAGCCGCCCCGGGCTGGCGCTCGCGCTCACGGTGTTCCTGCTCGCCCAGGCCGGGGTGCCGCTGACGTCGGGCTTCTTCGCCAAGTTCTACGTGATCGCCGCGGCGGTCGACGCCCGCTCCTACTGGCTGGCGCTCGCCGCCATGGTCGCCTCGGTGATCGCCGCGGTGCTGTACCTCCGCATCGTCGTCGCCATGTACCTGTCGGGCGGCGACCACGACGGCGAGGAGCCGGTCGAGGGCCCGCGGGTCTCGATCCCGCTGCCGGCGGGCACCGCCATCGGCATCGCCATCGTCGCCACCATCGCCATCGGCATCCTGCCCGGCTACCTCATCGAGGTCGCCCGCGACGCCGTGCCCGTCCTCGTGGCCGTGCCCCTGCCGTAG